A genomic window from Streptomyces sp. HUAS YS2 includes:
- a CDS encoding HIT family protein produces the protein MTVERVEPVESAEPSDYVKRLPIGEEIPLPEGGIPFWEVFPYEGDIRIKPLDEPVLPEPPRKGEDGEECPGCGDWEGPVLWSDEHWKLRGFTEPEGVPAQVMLLPKAHGDLADLPPERLAEFGGMLQRVERAIMTLDGIARVHINRYGDGGSHFHVWFFARPAGMLQLRGTCLPLWGDVLPKVPADEWQRTNRHIAHALATEGGTAHV, from the coding sequence ATGACTGTCGAACGTGTCGAACCTGTCGAATCTGCCGAACCCAGTGATTACGTCAAGCGGTTGCCGATCGGCGAGGAGATCCCCCTGCCCGAGGGCGGCATCCCGTTCTGGGAGGTCTTCCCGTACGAGGGGGACATCCGGATCAAGCCGCTGGACGAGCCCGTCCTGCCGGAACCGCCGCGCAAGGGCGAGGACGGCGAGGAGTGCCCCGGCTGCGGGGACTGGGAGGGCCCGGTCCTGTGGAGCGACGAGCACTGGAAGCTGCGCGGCTTCACCGAGCCGGAGGGCGTACCGGCCCAGGTGATGCTGCTGCCGAAGGCCCACGGAGACCTGGCCGACCTGCCGCCGGAGCGGCTGGCCGAATTCGGCGGGATGCTCCAGCGCGTGGAGCGGGCCATCATGACCCTGGACGGCATCGCCCGCGTCCACATCAACCGCTACGGCGACGGCGGTTCGCACTTCCACGTCTGGTTCTTCGCCCGCCCGGCCGGCATGCTCCAACTTCGCGGCACCTGCCTGCCGTTGTGGGGCGACGTCCTCCCGAAGGTCCCGGCGGACGAGTGGCAGCGGACGAACCGCCACATCGCCCACGCCCTGGCGACGGAGGGCGGCACGGCGCACGTCTGA
- a CDS encoding CHAT domain-containing tetratricopeptide repeat protein gives MAERLLLDVAEDGRVALLAWPEGEAYPQGVGEPVALDWPLDRAALDELRWYLEDYLRAPFGVYGERGSQVAGRLPEWGEQVFEAVFGAGPARDAYLRARARAEARGGRVELVVRSGAAEPLGWPWELMAEPGRPTPLALDSRTTVSRTLPAADLGDVFTVAGARLRVLMVISRPRGTRDVGYQMIARPLLSRLEAVRGQVDLVVLRPPTLAHLQRVLTAAREAGEPFQIVHFDGHGVFGAPSGPLGGAGLPVMYRGPGPQGMLAFEKPEGGSDLVPADEVARVLKSAQVPVVVLNACQSAVVGSQVEAAVATRLLQEGTAAVVAMAYSVYAVAAAEFMAAFYERLFAGDRVAEAVAAGRRRLAQRDLRPSPKGLMPLADWTVPVLYSRSEVRFPGLHTERPVGTTLEEMLDEIRERPRTGEGGDTGPEAEPDTSLEAVGEFVGRDALLYTLDVAARLQRVVVLHGPGGTGKTELAKAFGRWWRDTGALEHPDGVVWHSFEPGVASFGLGGVITGLGLRLFGAQFALLDSEERQELVERVLTERRLLLVWDNFESVHTMPDPTQATPPLPEPERDALRDFLARIAARGSSAVVVTSRTPETWLGPEARRLGVPGLDTEEAGQYADHLLAPYPDARPRRESPAFGKLMEWLDGHPLSMRIVLPHLDTTGPQDLLAGLQGVERLPDTDTGTADRTTSLAAGIAYSFTHLPAADQHALTALSLLHGVADADVLGAFSSVADVPEPFRGHTPAVWQGVLDRAAEVGLLTPLGARMYRIHPALPAYLTAHWRSHALGAYADQRTAATRAMIDAYAAFGLWLTREINSGDAAIAMALIGHHQRTQGSMLGHALDQGLWVQAQDIGESLDLHWDARGMAEEARAWADRARLVLETADGAPPDLDTPAGGLWLFLVGAQANQHVWQGQLEKAGHTYRQILDALSKQSGTPQQQARLGITYHQLGVIAHQRGKLDEAEDWYRQSLAIDEELGSRSGAAGVYHQLGIVAQERGQLDEAEDWYRRSLTINEELGNRTNVATSYHQLGTVTHARGQLEEAENWYHQALGICKELGDRLGTARAYHQLGISAQERGQLDEAEDWYRQSLAISDELGNRPSTAGVYHQLGIVAQERRQLDEAENWYRQSLAIHDELGNLAGTAQASHQLGIVHQERGQLDEAEDWYRRSLAVSRELGNRPATASSYGQLGVLAGIRNRDGEALEWVVRCVTTFDQFPHPSTGPGPVHLAELTDVLGIAALERTWLAVTGRTLPSAVRDFLLAEPPTDTATP, from the coding sequence GTGGCGGAGCGGTTGCTGCTGGACGTGGCGGAGGACGGGCGGGTGGCGCTGCTCGCGTGGCCCGAGGGCGAGGCGTATCCCCAGGGGGTGGGCGAACCGGTCGCGCTGGACTGGCCGTTGGACCGGGCGGCGCTGGACGAGCTGCGCTGGTATCTCGAGGACTATTTACGGGCGCCGTTCGGGGTGTACGGCGAGCGGGGCTCGCAGGTGGCGGGGCGGCTGCCGGAGTGGGGCGAGCAGGTCTTCGAGGCCGTGTTCGGCGCCGGGCCGGCGCGGGACGCATATCTGCGGGCGCGGGCCCGCGCCGAGGCGCGGGGCGGTCGGGTGGAGCTGGTCGTGCGGTCCGGGGCGGCCGAGCCGTTGGGGTGGCCGTGGGAGCTTATGGCCGAACCTGGCCGGCCGACGCCGCTCGCGCTGGACTCCCGTACGACGGTCTCGCGCACCCTGCCGGCGGCCGATCTGGGGGACGTCTTCACCGTCGCGGGAGCGCGGCTGCGCGTGCTCATGGTCATCTCCAGACCGCGGGGAACTCGGGACGTCGGCTACCAGATGATCGCCCGCCCGCTGCTGAGCCGGCTGGAGGCGGTGCGCGGGCAGGTGGATCTGGTCGTGCTGCGGCCCCCGACGCTCGCGCATCTTCAGCGGGTGCTGACCGCCGCGCGGGAGGCGGGTGAGCCGTTCCAGATCGTGCACTTCGACGGGCATGGCGTCTTCGGCGCACCGTCGGGGCCGCTCGGCGGCGCGGGGCTGCCCGTGATGTACCGGGGGCCAGGGCCTCAGGGAATGCTGGCCTTCGAGAAGCCCGAGGGCGGATCGGACCTCGTGCCCGCGGACGAGGTGGCGCGCGTGCTCAAGTCGGCCCAGGTGCCGGTGGTGGTCCTCAACGCGTGCCAGTCGGCGGTCGTGGGCTCGCAGGTCGAGGCGGCGGTGGCGACCCGGCTGCTGCAGGAGGGCACCGCGGCTGTCGTGGCGATGGCCTACAGCGTGTACGCCGTGGCCGCCGCGGAGTTCATGGCCGCGTTCTACGAGCGGCTGTTCGCCGGCGACCGTGTGGCCGAGGCGGTGGCCGCCGGGCGCCGGCGCCTCGCCCAGCGGGACCTGCGGCCGTCGCCGAAGGGCCTGATGCCGCTCGCCGACTGGACGGTACCGGTGCTGTACTCGCGCAGCGAGGTCCGGTTCCCGGGTCTGCACACCGAGCGCCCGGTCGGGACGACCCTGGAAGAGATGCTGGACGAGATCCGCGAGCGGCCCCGCACCGGCGAGGGCGGCGATACGGGCCCGGAAGCGGAGCCGGACACATCGCTGGAGGCGGTCGGGGAGTTCGTCGGCCGGGACGCCCTGCTCTACACGCTGGACGTGGCCGCCCGGCTCCAGCGCGTCGTGGTGCTGCACGGGCCCGGCGGGACGGGGAAGACCGAGCTGGCCAAGGCGTTCGGGCGGTGGTGGCGCGACACCGGCGCCCTGGAGCATCCGGACGGGGTGGTATGGCACTCCTTCGAGCCCGGCGTCGCCTCGTTCGGCCTCGGCGGGGTGATCACCGGCCTCGGACTGCGCCTGTTCGGGGCCCAGTTCGCGCTGCTCGACTCCGAGGAGCGCCAGGAGCTGGTGGAGCGGGTCCTGACCGAGCGTCGACTCCTCCTGGTCTGGGACAACTTCGAGTCCGTCCACACCATGCCCGACCCCACGCAGGCCACCCCGCCCCTGCCGGAGCCGGAGCGGGACGCGCTCCGCGACTTCCTGGCACGGATCGCCGCCCGCGGCTCCAGCGCCGTCGTCGTCACCAGCCGCACCCCGGAGACCTGGCTCGGCCCCGAGGCGCGCCGGCTGGGGGTGCCCGGCCTGGACACCGAGGAGGCCGGGCAGTATGCCGATCATCTCCTCGCCCCCTACCCGGACGCCCGTCCCCGGCGGGAATCGCCGGCGTTCGGGAAACTGATGGAGTGGCTCGACGGGCACCCGCTGAGCATGCGGATCGTCCTCCCCCATCTCGACACCACCGGCCCCCAGGATCTTCTGGCCGGCCTCCAGGGCGTCGAACGGCTGCCGGACACGGACACCGGGACCGCCGACCGTACGACCTCCCTCGCCGCCGGCATCGCGTACTCCTTCACCCATCTGCCCGCGGCGGACCAGCACGCGCTGACCGCGCTGAGCCTCCTCCACGGGGTAGCCGACGCCGACGTCCTGGGCGCTTTCTCCAGCGTGGCGGACGTCCCCGAGCCGTTCCGGGGCCACACGCCCGCCGTGTGGCAGGGGGTGCTGGATCGCGCGGCCGAGGTCGGGCTGCTGACGCCGCTGGGGGCGCGGATGTACCGCATCCACCCCGCTCTGCCCGCCTACCTCACCGCACACTGGCGCAGCCATGCCCTCGGCGCCTACGCCGACCAGCGCACGGCCGCCACCCGCGCCATGATCGACGCCTATGCCGCTTTCGGCCTCTGGCTGACGCGGGAGATCAACAGCGGTGACGCCGCAATCGCCATGGCATTGATCGGCCATCACCAGCGGACGCAAGGAAGCATGCTCGGCCATGCACTCGACCAGGGGCTGTGGGTCCAGGCTCAGGACATCGGCGAGTCACTGGATCTGCACTGGGACGCGCGGGGAATGGCGGAGGAAGCCCGTGCCTGGGCCGACCGGGCGCGACTGGTCCTGGAAACCGCCGACGGTGCTCCGCCCGACCTGGACACGCCGGCCGGCGGACTGTGGCTGTTCCTGGTCGGAGCACAGGCCAACCAGCATGTCTGGCAGGGCCAGTTGGAGAAAGCCGGGCACACCTATCGCCAGATCTTGGACGCCCTGAGCAAGCAGTCGGGGACGCCTCAGCAACAGGCGCGCCTGGGCATCACGTACCACCAGCTCGGCGTCATCGCCCATCAGCGCGGGAAGTTGGACGAGGCCGAGGACTGGTACCGCCAGTCCCTCGCCATCGACGAAGAGCTGGGCAGCCGGAGCGGCGCGGCCGGTGTCTACCATCAACTCGGCATCGTCGCCCAGGAACGCGGGCAACTGGACGAGGCCGAGGACTGGTACCGCCGGTCCCTCACCATCAACGAGGAACTCGGCAACCGAACCAACGTGGCCACGTCCTACCACCAGCTCGGCACCGTCACCCATGCGCGGGGACAGCTGGAGGAGGCCGAGAACTGGTACCACCAGGCCCTCGGCATCTGCAAGGAACTCGGCGATCGACTCGGTACCGCCCGCGCCTACCATCAGCTCGGCATCTCCGCCCAGGAACGCGGGCAGCTCGACGAGGCCGAGGACTGGTACCGCCAGTCCCTCGCCATCAGCGATGAACTCGGCAACCGGCCGAGCACGGCAGGTGTCTACCATCAGCTCGGGATCGTGGCCCAGGAACGCAGGCAACTCGACGAGGCGGAGAACTGGTACCGCCAGTCCCTCGCCATCCACGACGAGCTCGGCAATCTGGCCGGCACGGCCCAGGCCTCCCATCAACTCGGCATCGTCCACCAGGAACGCGGACAGCTCGACGAGGCCGAGGACTGGTACCGCCGGTCCCTCGCCGTCAGTCGCGAGCTGGGCAACCGGCCCGCCACGGCGAGCAGCTACGGGCAGCTCGGTGTACTCGCCGGAATCCGAAATCGAGACGGGGAGGCACTGGAATGGGTGGTCCGTTGCGTGACCACGTTCGACCAGTTCCCGCACCCCTCCACCGGGCCGGGCCCGGTGCATCTTGCGGAACTCACCGATGTTCTCGGCATCGCTGCCCTCGAACGGACCTGGCTCGCCGTCACCGGCAGAACTCTTCCGTCCGCAGTACGCGACTTCCTCCTCGCCGAACCACCCACCGACACCGCCACCCCCTGA
- a CDS encoding ATP-grasp domain-containing protein: MSDPGFLAVTPHAGPTRDLLAAAARRRGMDIVELVAPGTAVALRDRPGGHFYGGPGLGAAVADDLGVALLEPTDDWLPGLGREFTRRTIHATTLGEARGLEGPVFVKPPRDKTFPAAVYGSGEELPDGPDGPDELPILVSEVVDWAAEFRLFVLDGEIRTGAQYATYGHLEVGPLPHPVQDFASHLLAEHGDGLPSAVVVDVGLVDGAWAVVEANMPWFSTVYAADPARALEVTLRAAGPRAAVRERDRKFVRTPTA; encoded by the coding sequence ATGAGCGACCCCGGCTTTCTCGCGGTGACGCCGCATGCCGGCCCGACGCGGGACCTCCTCGCGGCGGCGGCGCGGCGACGCGGCATGGACATCGTGGAACTGGTGGCTCCGGGCACGGCGGTCGCGCTGCGGGACCGCCCGGGCGGCCACTTCTACGGCGGCCCGGGCCTCGGCGCGGCCGTGGCGGACGACCTGGGCGTGGCACTGCTCGAACCGACGGACGACTGGCTGCCCGGGCTGGGGCGGGAGTTCACCCGGCGGACGATCCACGCGACGACGCTCGGCGAGGCCCGCGGCCTGGAGGGGCCGGTGTTCGTCAAACCCCCGCGGGACAAGACGTTCCCGGCAGCGGTGTACGGGTCGGGCGAGGAACTGCCGGACGGTCCGGACGGGCCGGACGAACTGCCGATCCTGGTCAGCGAAGTGGTGGACTGGGCGGCGGAGTTCCGCCTGTTCGTGCTGGACGGGGAGATCCGTACCGGCGCGCAGTACGCGACGTACGGGCACCTGGAGGTGGGCCCGCTGCCGCACCCCGTCCAGGACTTCGCCTCGCACCTCCTGGCCGAGCACGGGGACGGGCTGCCGAGCGCGGTGGTCGTGGACGTCGGCCTGGTGGACGGAGCGTGGGCGGTCGTGGAGGCCAACATGCCCTGGTTCAGCACGGTGTACGCGGCGGATCCGGCGAGGGCCCTGGAGGTGACGCTGCGTGCGGCGGGCCCGCGGGCGGCGGTGCGGGAGCGGGACAGGAAATTCGTCCGCACACCCACAGCATGA